A window of Prolixibacter sp. SD074 contains these coding sequences:
- a CDS encoding Dps family protein: MNMNLNAIGLEVEKAENLSAKLNQLLANYQVFYINVRGFHWNIKGDKFFELHIKFEELYNDLQLKNDEIAERILTLGNTPFHSYTDYLKNSKIKEVTDISDGNQSVAEILNAFKVIIKLQREILADSDKAADEGTNALMSNYVREQEKLVWMYSSFLGDKILS; the protein is encoded by the coding sequence ATGAATATGAACCTGAATGCAATTGGACTAGAGGTAGAAAAAGCCGAAAACCTTTCGGCAAAATTGAACCAGCTTCTGGCAAACTACCAGGTATTTTACATCAATGTAAGAGGTTTTCACTGGAACATCAAAGGTGACAAGTTCTTCGAGCTGCACATCAAGTTTGAAGAGTTGTACAATGATTTGCAACTAAAAAATGATGAAATTGCCGAACGAATTCTGACACTTGGAAATACACCATTTCACAGTTATACCGATTACCTGAAGAATAGTAAAATAAAAGAGGTAACTGATATTTCGGATGGGAACCAAAGCGTTGCGGAAATTCTGAACGCCTTTAAGGTGATTATTAAATTACAACGGGAAATCCTGGCTGATTCGGACAAAGCCGCCGATGAAGGAACAAACGCCCTGATGAGCAATTACGTTCGCGAACAGGAAAAACTGGTTTGGATGTACTCTTCGTTCCTCGGTGACAAGATTTTGAGTTAA